A region of the Haematobia irritans isolate KBUSLIRL chromosome 5, ASM5000362v1, whole genome shotgun sequence genome:
CTTTGCTTTGTGTGCTGCAAATTAATTGCGAATAAAAATAAGtgcttgaaaaaatcttctgaaaaaaaaacaggatttgcttgaaaaactgaaaaaaaaaactaaaacctttttctaaattttactttcgTGAGCGTAGTTGCTAAAGCAGAAAAAGTAAacctttttttcttatatatactctttttcgaatttttccttaattttttttttaataatgcaaAAATTACCTAAATACGTTTCTTTGTTAGAGttgtgtgaaaaaattttcaatttctttgtCTTAATATAAGCCCCCAAAATCCTTTGCTCAACCCACACCCACCCACTTTGTGTTACATTTGTATTTCTTCACAACTTTGTGTGTGTATATGccgaaaaagtataaaaatttttgtgtgtgtactcCTTGAAAGTCATCAACAAGGAGAGATAaccagagagagagaaaaagatAAAGGGTGGGAGAGTGAGAGAATTTTGcaaatcaaaagaaaacaacaacactcTACAAatgttaatgtaaaaacaaaacataaggACTGATTGTTTACAAAACGATATACGTCTATTTCCAGCCACCAGCTCCACTCTCCCCGCCCTCTAGGTGTAACCTTAACCCAACTATTCAATTATTGACCCAGAACTGTTGTTGCGACTACACATAGATCAATTGTGTGGCCGTCAATCGTGTTCAAATGCATTTCTTTGTTTAACCTTACGTCCTTTGTGTGTTAACATTCCCTGAAAGATAGACCTGTTCGTAATGTTTGCAGCATTATcatagctttttttttttgtaaatttgtactatttttatttatttttcaaaatttaacatttaatcAATGAAATGCATGTTTTCTCTAACACCTACATATTTTCGTGttgactttaacaattttatctTCTTATTTTTTAATGGAACTTTAAAATCcttgtaacaaatttttttctataaaacataacTAACTGCCAAATAAATTGCGTCCatccaaatttgaacaaatcaagacaataatgaaataatatttggcgTCTAAACGGATATTTCAAAAATCCTTTTTTGAAATCCGTTAAATCGCACAAAAAACATATACAACATTTTAGCTGGTAAGTATTGTTCTGTGCGATATATACATAGCCATTAAAATCGAAAAAGCTATTCACAAACTTAGATATACAAGTTTTAAGGCTAGGACACAAATATCTTGTATAATTTAGTTTTTGAAGTTACCATTACAATATCGTTAAACAGGTAAACCATAAAACTAGGCATGGATAAAGTTTTGCTGCACCAATTGTTCATTGCTTTTATcatataattttaaagaaagagCAACAACGACATGATTATTGATGTGGGTAAGAAAATCTAAACAAATATTAGAATAGAAATTCTACTCTGAGTTTCTATTGAACCTTGACGGAACTGTTACAGACTCAAACAATTATAAAGCTATAAAATAGCTTTACTGAATCACCCTGTAATTAACATGATCAACCCTGGGACCAAGGCATATAAGGTAGTTTCAGTATTACAGAAACAACAATGTCCGCCGCCATACTGCCACTTTGATTGTCAGGCAAAATTGACAGCCTATTTCTGCTATCCGAATTCTAGTCTTCGTACAAAgcgaaaaacagctgattttggtttctctaaAGAGTGTCTAAACGAAAATCGAAACGAAAGTCAATGCGAACGAAGACGTAACGTAAGCtctaaaattgggtttctctacctcgattcgttcgcattttgacgaactgaaatgtcaaaactactcacttggtaaagacctttcgttttgtggaaaaaggcatttataaataggaaaaacttaataattgataaattgattaaagcttttattgtaaatgtgtgataaaagttaattatatcgatctattttttctttataaccgcCATAGAGACCGTTTAAAGGAAAGTCTAACACgaacaaacacatacatttcgaATGAAATACACATTAAAAGGAGAACTGAACTgtaattattttagaaatatggaaatacaaatCCTTATCTCTCTACGCGggctaatttgttaaaaaattattgagctaaaccaaatatcagaagcgggaaaagtttgccaaaagaaCGGCGAcgccagattgaattttatggaaaataatatttaaaatgtatggatatttttcaggaaatttaaataattgagaTCTGGTAATGCTAGCATTTGACAGTAACGTAAGCCATGCCGAACGAACGAAAGGAAGTTAGAAAAACCCAAATCTAGACGAAAGTGAGTGACTACCCTTCGTTCGCAATTGTTTtcgttcggatatcagaaataggctgtgAAACTAGTTCCACAATTTGGAGATTTCAAAgagataaaatctggaaatggaTCGATGTATGCTTCGAAATATTAGGAAATATGTTGCGGTTCGTAAGAATAACTAAAGTAATTCTTACCATCAACTATGAggacaatttatttccatacttttctcatattttttttttcataaatttaaagcaaatgaaatatttcaatttttttttataaaataatttcatttttatttgtcacaTTTGTTAGTtaaacattggcgtagctaCAACCTTCTCCTAGGAGTGAAAGCTACAATATGTGCTCATTGGTAAGATACCCCAAAATGAGAAACAATTAATTCGTGTAGATGGGAAAAAAtcagaatatttaattaaataatatatactcataatttgaagaaatactgcATGATATTTGGTAAGGGGGAGATGACAAACCCATAAAACCCCTTTTGCTATGCCTATGTCATTAAGCAAATATCGACATTCAAAGTTCTGCTCAAAATAAAAAACTCGTGATCGCCTGATAGCATGAATCCTACCTTACTACACATGCACATTGGAAGATTATGCGGCGAtttcaccaagcatgttttggggtttgaaatgttttccctttataagcattccaaaacgagtcgttttttCCCATACAAGATATCAAGTTCAAAACACCAAGTTTGcctcaaaaacaattcaattttagaatgtgagtcccctaatttggaaaatgccCCGACTAAACATACTCTttttaaaatatggaaataaatatcgtagaaaaaaactaataaacaaaggctttgaagaacataaggaagtgaaataacttaaaaatatttttcctttgcGGTCACggtatttatttgaacaaacgTTGCAgatatttgaatttagagtaaatGGGAACTTCTAGTTTCCATGATAATTGTCCAACTAAAATATCTCAACTCGGTGTGAACGTTTTGGGAAAAACGATTCAAGAAAACGAGTGAGTGGGAACATACATTAGTGAGCTGATGAAAAGTATCTTCCGGGTCTAGACACCATCTGCTAATGTTATCAAACCATAATAAATATTCGCTTTAACATACACATacggtttattttaattttctacaaacgttgtggtattgcttttgtgggttttaattcagaaatttatgaaaacccaaacgttatgatattttccgacgcaaacggcagtacatttgagagacacgtcgacgcaaactttatgatattttgttggcagagtcctctggtgcttcagttttgctatgacaagactgcatcttcttctaAATTATCTTTGGGCTCCCTTAGACTCTTgattccattgttataccactgTGGTgaccttctcttttatcactgaatgatacccgattccatgttaagctcaacgacaagggacctcctttttatagtcgagtccgaacggcgttccacattgcagtgaaaccacttagaaaagctttgaaatactcaaaaatttcaccagcattactgaggttgggTAATCCACCGGTGAACAACTTTTTGgtcttcggtcgaagcaggaatcgaacccacgaccatgtgtatgcaaggtgaacatgctaaccattgaaccacggTGGCACAGAGTTCCATTATGCTGCTCAGTGAGTACACTAAGTTAtccacgacagcggctgactactttAGACCTTATGTCTGTATTGCCTATGGCCTTTATAGCTGCtcgactgtcgatgaagaagctgataaaTACCGCTACTAATACGTTTGTTCATTTTAGATTCATCTGTATACATATTCAGAGGTATCCCCATTTCTCACCACTCTTCCATAGTTGGTATAATGTATTCCGGCTGATCATGTTAAAAATGCTTAGCCGCTATGTGACGCTCGGCACGAAGTTCTGCTCTTCTGTGTATCTAAGCTCATTATCGTATGGACTGGCCCCAATTAGTTCCTTTGAAGCATCAGTAGATGTGGTCCTCATAGCACCTGGCATATACCTCAGTATGTACCGTTCTATGTATCCTATTTATTTTCGATATCTGGCACCCATATGTAGCCACATCGCCTATAACCGCAGtataaagccaattaaaaaaggaACTTCGCATTCCCCATCGTTTCCCGACTAATTTCTGACAAGAGTATTATGCGTTCTATGGTATATTCCATCCAGTTCAGTTTAGAGTCCAACAGAACTCCCAAGTATCTTGGTGATGATAATCACCTTAACCTTCCACCAGGCCTTTGGTTTGTAGCCAAAACGCAATGAGACGCTCATTAACTCCAAATAGGTTTCGCTCGGAAGAAAGGAATATAACACTAATCAATATCAAATAGCGTTCCATTTGTTAACTTTCTAAAGACATGATGAAATACAATGAATCTACTTCAGTAAGGCAAAAACTTTATCCAAATTTTGGAGTAAttctatttaaatatattttatgattttgttccctgtaaaaaagatctacaaaactatttttaatttttttattgttaaaatgttaataaactcAATCAGCATGTATAGTCTTAAGCAAGCCTCTTTGTGATTGAAAAGCACTTCCTCATCcataattgttatttttatatttcgaaAAACTCCCATACCTTCAAAAGTTCTAATTCAAATTGAATACCCATGCACTTGTAGTTGATGTTGAATGTTAACAGATGTCCAATATTACCGCAGATTCGATCAACCAATTTCTAGAATTTGCATTAATCTTACAAAACCTCCCTTTTAAAATGCACATCCATGGCGGGCAAAGAGTTAAATGTCCTCTtccatttggttgacattttataATTCCCATTATCCACACCTCcgtttttcgtataaattttaattaaacctaTTGCCATCTCCTGTGGGTGGaaccttaaggtgagtattaagttcgagtttaaccgctaaaatcgctaaagtgaaaactaaatcagtaagaaaaatgcatgaaattatacgtatctattgcaaattttattataacttcatggggaaaagcccaaagcaaattttcacaaagtttgtattccttaaaatggattattaaagaaaagtaatcgtgaaaaaattacgtttttagcggctaaactcgaacttaatactcacctttaaacaaaattaaaaggtCACTTTGGCTAGCATGTACGTAAATGTCAATTCGTTTTTTGCAATGCCTACCAACTTTATCATCATGAATTGTATATGTATCCTGCGTCCCTAAAGTCCTTGTTACTTTCAAACCGCAACATTGACTGTGATTTTTATTGAGAGAGTGAGATATGACGTCTTGATTAACAATGTTGTACCTTCACATAAGGTCATCACTAATGTCATCAAGGATGAATAGATATTCTGGATTGCTGGTAATTATAGTGATTGGTTCAATGTCATTTATGTAATAAGAACATTGGAAAACTAAATGCGATGTGATAAACGAAATTATCACTGTGTTCCGCCAGCCTGTTTTTTCTGGTAAATGTAGAAAAGTTATATATGCACCTAACAGTACGTCGTCTTATGTGTCGGACTCCATCACAATTCACGATACCGGCTAAACATCCACCCCAGGTTATGATTTCCACCACAGAACAGCTTTCGCATTACTTCGAGGTAGACGCTAACCTCTTCTTCCGACTTCTGGGTCAAGACTAAATCTTCAATTGCTCATGTCGGTCATGTCCACCCATTTCTTGCGAAGAACGTGCTCTATAAGACACCTTACAGCCTGCCAGTTCCTCCAACCTTGTATGGTACAAAGTGAGAGGAACTTGTGGATTATATTTTTCGAGGAGACATGCTCAATTTCATCTTCCAGCTCTCTCCGCCGTTCTGCTCAACGGCTACAATCGACGATACCAGCTAAACATCCATCCCACTATATCTGAGGTTACGATTTCCCCCTGAGAACTGCTTTTGCATTACTTCGAAGGGGACGCTGGGTCAATACTAAAGTTCCAATTCCTTATGTCGCCATGTCCACCTATTTCTTGCGAAGAACGTGTTCTATAAGACACCTTACAGCCTGCCAGTTCCTCCCACCTTGTATGGTACAAAGTGAGAGGAACTTGTGGATTATATTTTTCGAGGAGACATGCTCAATTTCATCTTCCAGCTCTCTCCGCCGTTCTGCCCAACGGCTACAATCGACGATACCAGCTAAACATCCATCCCAGTATATCTGAGGTTACGATTTCCACCTCAGAAATGCTTGCGCATTACTTCGAGGGGGACGCTGGGTCAAGACTAAAGTTTCAATTTCTTATGTCGCCATGTCCACCTATTTCTTGCGAAGAACGTGTTCTATAAGACTCCTTACAGCCTGCCAGTTCCTCTAACCTTGTATGGTACAAAGTGAGAGGAACTTGTGGATTATATTTTTCGAGGAGACATGCTCAATTTCATCTACCAGCTCTCTCCGCCGTTCTGCTCAACGGCTACAATCTACGATACCAGCTAAACATCCATCCCACTATATCTGAGGTTACGATTTCCCCCTGAGAACTGCTTTTGCATTACTTCGAGGGGGACGCTGGGTCAAGACTAAAGTTCCAATTTCTTATGTCGCCATGTCCACCTATTTCTTGCGGAGAACGTGTTCTACAAAACGCCTTACAGCCTGCCAGTTCCTCCCACCTTGTATGGTACAAAGTGAGAGGAACTTGTGGATTATATTTTTGAGGAGACATGCTCAATTTCATCTTCAAGCTATCTCTGCCGTTCTGCCCACACCCTACATCCAAAGAATATATGCTTGACATCATCCGTGACCTCCTTTCTCTTCCTCATACGGTCAGATACTTTCGAGTGTTACCATGACCATAGAGCATCTGAGTCATGTAGTACCATGTCTGCTCTCTAGCCATTATTGTAAATCGGATATAAATCAGTGTGTCCATTACGCTTTGTCTCGATCCTCCTTCGTCTCTACGATTTACCTCTGGTCTCTTATTGGATGTTCGTTATCGCACCTTGTAGTTTGGGTTCGAACACTGTTTTGCGCTCAATCGCTTGGAGGTCGATAGCATCTTCTGCTATTGCTAATGCAGCTTCCCCTGATACTGTGTGATATGTTGAAGTTATTCTCAGAGCTGTCGTTCTCTGTCCTGAAATCAGCTTGTTCGACTCTGCAGGGGCCAGATCTCACAACCATAGAACACCGCTAGCCTAGATtagaggttagattaggtggcatcccgatgtatcaggctcacttagactattcagtccattgtgataccacagttgtgAACTCCTCTCTCACCGCTAGCCTAATAGTTCTAGGGATCGGTTAATCAGAATATAAGTAGATAAGGTTAAAGTAGCAGGCCGatttgattcaggctcacttaggttaTTCAGCCCATAAGAAGATAACTTtaacaagaaagaaaaaattagttggtctaaaatttcgtttcggaggaTCGTAAATTTAAAGgtgaaatttactaaaaaaaatagtaaaagttaTATTTATCTTTGCTCCGACTGTCAAAATGTACTCTTTaaggatcatggaaaaattatcATCCGATTTTATGGACCAATAAATAGATCAATATTGCTTTCCTATGGCACtacaacaaaatacaaaattacatGCGTATCcattttaaccaaaaattaaaatatatgacttttttttagattaattacaattttaaatgcgagctaattggacatgcagattaaggaattggtattattatgctattgaaaagaaaattccaGATATCAatcttacaagcctgactatatatgtgtttcagtgttggctaatcaacatttccatagtctctagtaGTCTTTTAGATACATACCATGAATCCGCTTAGCAAGCAAACATAGGTTGCtccacaaaatattatttcaaatgagtgcaaaaaatcacatttcttTCTCcccattttttgtaaatatttcaaattttttattaagcatatactttttttattcaatttacttactAACTTTTAACTATCTTATTAAAATTGTTCTAATACACAAagatttttgaattaattatttagataacggttgattattattattattattctggACTAATCCATTTTTATTTATCACCAGAAACCCCAATGCCTGAAGCATTAACATTGCCCACTATGGCTGACGCTGAGCcagatttgtcaacatttgagaaTAAAACAGGACTGGCGGAGGACATGAAGTTTCTGGCCTCTATGCCAGAACTTTGTGATGTAACATTCTTGGTGGGAGACACCAGAGAGCCAGTTTGTGCTGTAAAGGTAAAATTCTTAGgagaattgaaaaattaaacaaaaaccacttaacaaatatttatttttcctaGGCTGTTTTGGCATCACGCTCACgtgtttttgccaaaatgctTTATTCAGCCCCATCACCGCAGAGGAAACGCGAAACATCCACCAAAGAGAACAAGTTAAGGCTGTTCCTGAAACGTTCTTCCGAGCCTCTATTGAATTTGCAGAACGCCGCCCagcaggtaaaattttaaaatgaaaataaatttatattttacttttagtgtttttatttgatGTGGTCTCAAATATagctttgttgttttttgttttcttttaatattaaattttatatgtaattagttttgtttttctttaaaatccaATAACATTACCAAACtatatttcatgtaaatttttccattactttttcttttacaaacatattttttcgaTAATTTGTTATATATAGAGAAGTGGTTTCACCCAACAATTATCCCCCATACCCGAGGTAAAGTAAATTTTCAAGTTGAATTCATAgaaaacttgacttgaaaatatatgcctgatgatttcatatgagcATAACTCAAATATTTTACTCTATTTTCCAAATTCCTTCTACAACACTATAAACAAGTGTGTTTTTTAATTGgcctaaatatataaaatattacttaaattGGTGTCTATCTAAAATACTCAACTTTGCGAATACtttacctatatataattattcaaaattaatttaatgccTTGCAAGAGCAAAATCTTTAACGCTGCATGTTTTATATATCTAGCACCTATAAATATTCTTATTGTATTAATTTtagtattaaataaaaaatgcctTTTAAAGCACAACATTTAAAATAGTTCTTACCTTAAACCTATTAATATATACATGATCTCGTTTTCGATTGGAATAGATTTCCTAACTCAATTTTCTATCTCTACGAATATGATATGATGAACAAGAAACTTCGCCTTTTTAGCAAAAAAGTGACAGAAAGTCCATTTAAAGTTGTTGCTAGAAAGTTTCTGGAAGGGGGTTCACCCCAAGTGACTTCCTAGCACTCCTATGTTTAATGTattcaaattgaaaaagaaaatgaatattttgaggCATGTACCGTTACGTTCAAACTTCAACGTTATTTTCTATGAGTCACCCTGTAAatcaaaaatctattactaacaAGGTAGCATATCTAAAACATATCTGTGTAATAtggcgttctcaccaagcatgtttgaaatgttttccctttataagcacttcaaaacgagtcgttttcgccatactaaaaaacaagttttcctccaaaacacgtcaattttagaatgtgaacccacctaatttggaatttaccccgaataacataccctattcaCAATAtacatatgtcaaaatattaaaataactttcatagaaaaaaaggaataaacaaatgcttttaagaacatggacatgtgaaaataacataaattttccctttgcgctcgcggtaattatttggacatacgttgcatatatgtgaatttggagtaaatgtgaatttctagtttccatggtaactgtcaaactaaaacatctcaacccggtgtgaacggtggaaaaacgaatgaggaaaacgagtcggtgggaacatagcataagCCCAAAATCCGCCAATGAATACATTGGCGGATAGCGGCGTGCCGCCAAACTatctaatgcttagtactaagttcgtttctgcgaaaaacgaatatcttcatatatctccgtaaatagggtctcaatcccaggaatgttaacttatttatgcaaaataatatgcctgcctattttttcgtgcgaaaaatccagagttgtataaatatgtgtctgaaaatgctcaaaacaaagatttcgcatttaatccgcgctaacgtttttttatatggagtataacagtttttcgtgcgaaaacgtgatcttagtactaggcttaagtgtgaaaataaaaacatagcGATTGGCGGTAGACGAACACTTATTatcgtgtatttcttatgggaagcccaaaatccgcgacgaaataccgtgacggctagtgGTGTGTggcttaattaaaatatattctaaTTCCTTGGCTGTAAAAGGTATaatgttgccatcgcttatctaGTCTTTGAACTCACCACTTAGCATTGTTGCTGCTTGGTAACGTGGAAATTAGTTTTTCTTGAGATAAATcaacaaataatacaaaaattacatatttcTATTCAACTCctttattaaatattgaaaaatcatgcTATATTGACCATCAAAAACACTCGGAAACAAGCAAAGAGGACATTTTCGCCGACAAGCTTTTTGTCTTTGTCGTGTCGGCGAAAATATTTCGCCTACCACCTGTTGCTATGATTATATTTACACAATAATTCCTTGGCGATAATGGTATAGGGTTGCCATCGCATAACCGCACGTCTGACAGCCGATAGATTTGTTCCAGTTattgttcattttattgtttacaagcttccaaagcattttgatctatttcaTACAGAAGTGAAGTTATCTGTGATGGAATTCAAAACCCCTAcagcatttaaatatgaataaatctTTGGTTCGTTACCGTGATACTGGTATTCCATTGCGtccaaaaattggacaaaaacaaaACGCTAACAACAGGTTATTTCACGCATAGCCTGAACGTACTATAAATTACTGGTAATCTCTCTTAGTATTATTCATCTGTCGTTCTACCAATTATCCTTCGTCTTAAAACTTTGTTATTTTTGcacttatattatatatttaatgaTTTGCTTCATACATTAGCATTGATTACATCATTTTACATATATtatagatattagcaaaatctgATCGTATCTTGCTtctaaaatatacaaaaaaaaacaaagtttggtTAATTCGCCTTCcatactaaaattttatgtgtataacttttctgacattttatatgaataacctgTCAACCTTGATTTCATTCAATTGAAATACTTAAGATTCAAATCAAGGTCgtcatgtgtttttgtttttttttttttgtaaaacaatTTAAGTACATCCAGTTGTCAAAGAGAACTTCAAACAATGCTTACTAATAACAATAtagatttcaaatattttgacatttggatGCATTTTTTACAGctgattgattttatttattttaattggttTCAACATGAGTATAAATGTTCTCAGAGTTCTTTGAGAGGTTTATGTTTTTACAATAAAGATGAGGAGTCACAAATTCCTAACAAGATTTTCATTGATACATTTTCAGCCCGCTGGTCAACAACATCAAACCTTGATCATTGAAGAATTTGAACCGGATGTATTCCGTCAACTTATCGAATACATACACACCGGTTGTGTCACTTTACAGCCACGCACTTTATTAGGTAGGTATTTTGCAATTTATAGATTCCAAATACCATACAAGTTCTTCTTTTTAAGGGGTCATGAACGCTGCCGACTACTATGGTCTGGAAGAGTTACGACGAGCCTGTGCCGGCTTTGTTCAGTGTTGCATCAATGTGGATACTGTTTGTGCTTTACTATCCTCGGCGGAACGTTATATACAATATAAATGTACAAAAAGTTTAGTTCAAAAGGTTTTGGAATTTGTTGATGAACACGGTAATGATGTCCTCAATCTGGGTAGTTTTACTCTATTGCCTCAGCATGTAGTGCGTTTGATTTTGGCTCGTGAAGAACTGAGAGCGGATGAGTTCACAAAATTCCAAGCTGCTTTAATGTGGAGTAAAAAGTACAACGACAACAATCCGGTAAGTTTGAGCTCATATTCCGACTTCAGTTTGAGGACAATTATTTGCCTTCTTCCTCCCAGAATATCGATATGAAAGAGATCTTGGGTAATTTCTTGGAATACattcaatttcataaaattcccGCCAATGTTTTGATGCGTGAGATACATCCTTTGGGTTTGGTGCCCTATTCCATAATCATGAATGCCCTGGCCTACCAGGTGAGTAAGCTTCTTGTTTCATTACACTATAAAAGCATAGCATTTTTAACACGAATCACTTCGAATACACTACATTTATTGGCTTTCCTAATTGATTTCGAAATTAATGCTTacaatattgttttcttttgtccattcctcaaatataaaaatgattatGATCAATGCCACGACGATGACGATATTTTATCGtattattctaattttaaaattGCTTGCATCATGATCGTTTTTTGTTGTCGTCCCTTATGTCCCCCCTTTATGCCTGATTCTAACACTTACAGGCAGACCCAGAAAGTATCGACCCCGGAAAATTGTCTCCCAACTCTAGTCGAGTGAGACGTGCTCGACAAAATCAAGGCAGATCGATGTCTGTGCAGAGTTCACTTGATCCCTATGGTTCGAATACAACTTTGAGCTCCAGCGGCAGCAGCGATCCCACTAGTGGCCCACATAATACCAACTAACATAAGTTGAACGGCCCCTCCTCCTCCTCCCATCACTTATCCGGACGTCATAAACACAACCAATCCTTACCTAAAATTCGCAAGGCGAAATCTCAAAGTTTCCGTACTCGACGCAGCCCCAGCGATCGTCGAAGTCCCATTAATGCCCAAGGGCCACTGACATTGACAGCCATGTTGGCGGCTAATGATAAGGGCCTAAGTCCTCATACGCCTAAGAGCCCTGTCTTGCCTCATCCGGAATCGAAGAGTCCAGGAAGTGTTTCacaaaaaacaccaacaacATTGTCGCGACAGGGTACCCTTAGAGCTTCCCACAAACGTAAAGGCAGTATGACGGGATCATTGTCGCTATCACAAGGTCGCAAAAGTCCAGTAGGATTTAATGATCGTAGTCCCCAAGGCAGACGTAGTCCT
Encoded here:
- the gprs gene encoding speckle type BTB/POZ protein isoform X1, which gives rise to MPEALTLPTMADAEPDLSTFENKTGLAEDMKFLASMPELCDVTFLVGDTREPVCAVKAVLASRSRVFAKMLYSAPSPQRKRETSTKENKLRLFLKRSSEPLLNLQNAAQQRSGFTQQLSPIPEPAGQQHQTLIIEEFEPDVFRQLIEYIHTGCVTLQPRTLLGVMNAADYYGLEELRRACAGFVQCCINVDTVCALLSSAERYIQYKCTKSLVQKVLEFVDEHGNDVLNLGSFTLLPQHVVRLILAREELRADEFTKFQAALMWSKKYNDNNPNIDMKEILGNFLEYIQFHKIPANVLMREIHPLGLVPYSIIMNALAYQADPESIDPGKLSPNSSRVRRARQNQGRSMSVQSSLDPYGSNTTLSSSGSSDPTSGPHNTN
- the gprs gene encoding speckle type BTB/POZ protein isoform X3, producing MPEALTLPTMADAEPDLSTFENKTGLAEDMKFLASMPELCDVTFLVGDTREPVCAVKAVLASRSRVFAKMLYSAPSPQRKRETSTKENKLRLFLKRSSEPLLNLQNAAQQPAGQQHQTLIIEEFEPDVFRQLIEYIHTGCVTLQPRTLLGVMNAADYYGLEELRRACAGFVQCCINVDTVCALLSSAERYIQYKCTKSLVQKVLEFVDEHGNDVLNLGSFTLLPQHVVRLILAREELRADEFTKFQAALMWSKKYNDNNPNIDMKEILGNFLEYIQFHKIPANVLMREIHPLGLVPYSIIMNALAYQTQKVSTPENCLPTLVE
- the gprs gene encoding speckle type BTB/POZ protein isoform X2, coding for MPEALTLPTMADAEPDLSTFENKTGLAEDMKFLASMPELCDVTFLVGDTREPVCAVKAVLASRSRVFAKMLYSAPSPQRKRETSTKENKLRLFLKRSSEPLLNLQNAAQQPAGQQHQTLIIEEFEPDVFRQLIEYIHTGCVTLQPRTLLGVMNAADYYGLEELRRACAGFVQCCINVDTVCALLSSAERYIQYKCTKSLVQKVLEFVDEHGNDVLNLGSFTLLPQHVVRLILAREELRADEFTKFQAALMWSKKYNDNNPNIDMKEILGNFLEYIQFHKIPANVLMREIHPLGLVPYSIIMNALAYQADPESIDPGKLSPNSSRVRRARQNQGRSMSVQSSLDPYGSNTTLSSSGSSDPTSGPHNTN